One stretch of Musicola paradisiaca NCPPB 2511 DNA includes these proteins:
- a CDS encoding polysaccharide lyase, which produces MNNTRKTGAGRSTISHGVLATTKTLLATAVLASVITTGANAASLQTTKATESASIGWATQSGGTTGGAKASSSNIYAVSTLADLKTALNAGTTAKIIQITGAIDVSGGKAYTSASDQKSRSQLSVPSNTTIIGIGSKAKITKGTLVVKGVSNVILRNLYVETPVDVAPVYEDGDGWNAEWDAVVIDNSDHVWVDHLTISDGSFTDDQYTTKNGETYVQHDGSLDIKKGADYITVSNSRFELHDKTILIGHSDSNSSQDSGKLRVTFLENVFDRVRERTPRVRYGSIHAYNNVYVGDVKHSVYPYLYSLGLGTSGSILSEANSFTISNLKSVNGLNKNCSIVKQFNSKVLTDKSSLVNGSTFDFAGECSLTAYKGTIPYTYKAQTMTTSLASSITSNAGYGKL; this is translated from the coding sequence ATGAACAACACACGTAAGACGGGTGCAGGACGCTCAACCATCTCCCACGGCGTGCTGGCAACCACGAAAACCCTTCTGGCTACGGCTGTATTAGCTTCCGTCATAACGACGGGCGCCAACGCCGCCAGCCTGCAAACGACCAAAGCAACCGAGTCCGCCTCCATCGGCTGGGCGACACAAAGTGGTGGTACGACTGGGGGAGCCAAGGCAAGCTCTTCCAACATTTATGCCGTCAGCACACTGGCTGACCTTAAAACCGCGCTGAATGCAGGTACTACGGCGAAAATCATCCAGATTACCGGCGCTATCGATGTCAGCGGCGGCAAAGCCTACACCAGCGCATCAGACCAGAAATCCCGCAGTCAGCTGAGCGTCCCCTCCAATACCACCATCATCGGCATTGGTAGCAAGGCCAAGATCACCAAAGGGACGCTGGTGGTGAAAGGCGTAAGCAACGTTATTCTGCGTAATCTCTACGTTGAGACCCCGGTTGACGTAGCACCGGTCTATGAAGATGGCGACGGCTGGAACGCCGAGTGGGATGCGGTGGTGATCGACAACTCCGATCACGTATGGGTCGACCACCTCACCATCAGCGACGGCAGCTTTACCGATGACCAGTACACCACCAAGAACGGTGAAACCTATGTACAGCACGACGGATCACTGGACATCAAAAAAGGCGCTGACTACATCACCGTCTCCAACAGCCGTTTCGAGCTGCATGATAAGACTATCCTGATTGGCCACAGCGACAGCAACTCCTCCCAGGATTCCGGCAAACTGCGCGTCACCTTCCTCGAAAACGTGTTTGACCGCGTAAGAGAACGTACTCCGCGCGTTCGCTACGGCAGCATCCACGCTTATAACAACGTTTATGTCGGCGACGTAAAACACAGTGTCTATCCGTACCTGTACAGCTTAGGCCTGGGAACCAGCGGCAGCATCCTGTCTGAAGCCAATAGCTTCACCATCAGTAACCTGAAGAGTGTTAACGGTCTGAACAAAAACTGCAGTATCGTCAAGCAGTTCAACAGCAAGGTTCTGACCGATAAAAGCTCGCTGGTTAACGGCAGCACGTTCGACTTCGCCGGCGAATGTAGCCTGACGGCGTACAAGGGAACCATCCCTTATACCTACAAGGCTCAAACCATGACGACCAGTCTGGCGAGCAGCATCACCAGTAACGCGGGTTACGGCAAACTGTAA
- a CDS encoding DUF1007 family protein translates to MLRYNVFDFPRRWLSCLLCGSALLPFAAVAHPHSFIDMQTQVEGQGEVITGFRMTWTMDPITSADLLYDAGDAPRDSVVWKKLAAEVMANVLGQHYFTDVYRDGKAVKYQPMPTEYHLSSQGNKAVLEFVLPLAHPQPLTGKPLQIFTYDPTYFVDMYYKKDTDITLSPVLATRCNTTLTTPKPDASLQSYALSLDKGAKPAKEVELGKQFAQRITLQCQ, encoded by the coding sequence ATGTTACGTTATAACGTTTTTGATTTTCCCCGTCGCTGGTTAAGCTGCCTGCTATGCGGGAGTGCGCTGTTGCCGTTTGCGGCGGTGGCGCATCCTCATAGTTTTATCGATATGCAGACCCAGGTAGAAGGACAAGGTGAAGTGATCACCGGATTTCGCATGACCTGGACGATGGATCCCATTACCTCGGCCGACCTGCTTTACGATGCCGGCGACGCGCCGCGGGATTCTGTGGTTTGGAAGAAACTGGCGGCCGAAGTGATGGCGAACGTATTGGGGCAGCACTATTTCACCGATGTCTATCGCGACGGCAAGGCGGTGAAATACCAGCCGATGCCGACGGAGTATCACTTGTCGAGTCAGGGAAACAAAGCTGTGCTGGAGTTTGTATTACCGTTAGCGCATCCCCAACCGTTGACGGGAAAACCGCTGCAGATATTTACGTATGATCCCACTTATTTTGTTGATATGTATTATAAAAAAGATACCGATATTACGCTGTCGCCCGTACTGGCTACAAGGTGTAACACCACGCTGACGACGCCCAAACCTGATGCTTCCCTGCAATCTTATGCGTTGTCATTGGATAAAGGCGCCAAACCGGCCAAAGAGGTTGAACTTGGCAAACAGTTTGCTCAACGGATTACTTTGCAATGTCAGTAA
- a CDS encoding pectate lyase family protein, with protein sequence MTKVLTSSIQRKGIASITALKTSRCLLASVVAASMLTSSAFAAELLSSKARETAPTVGWASQNGSTTGGASAASDYIYVVTNISEFKTALNAGSTPKIIQIKGKIDVSGGTAYTSFTDQQTRSQLSIPSNTTIFGIGTDAKLTNGSLIIKDVTNVIVRNVYIETPVDVAPHYEDGDGWNAEWDGMNINNAQHVWVDHVTISDGSFTDDMYTTKDGETYVQHDGALDIKRGADYVTVSNSRFEQHDKTMLIGHSDTNSAQDAGKLHVTLYNNLFSNVRERAPRVRFGNIHSFNNVYQGDVKHSVYPYLYSFGIGTKGSLLSEKNSFEVSNLKKNCKIVKKFNNGNFSDSGSLLNGSSVDLSDCGLTTYSDTIPYTYTAQTMTTALSQSIVNNAGSGKL encoded by the coding sequence ATGACCAAGGTATTAACCTCATCGATTCAAAGGAAAGGAATAGCGTCAATCACCGCCCTGAAAACCTCCCGTTGCCTGCTGGCATCCGTGGTGGCGGCATCAATGCTGACCTCCAGCGCATTTGCTGCCGAGCTATTAAGCAGCAAAGCCCGGGAAACAGCGCCGACTGTCGGCTGGGCGTCGCAGAATGGGTCGACCACCGGGGGCGCCAGCGCCGCCAGCGACTACATTTATGTCGTCACCAATATCAGTGAGTTCAAAACTGCATTGAATGCCGGTAGCACACCGAAGATCATCCAGATCAAAGGGAAGATCGACGTCAGCGGCGGTACGGCCTACACCAGTTTTACAGACCAACAGACGCGCAGCCAGTTAAGCATCCCGTCTAATACCACCATCTTCGGTATCGGTACTGATGCGAAACTCACCAACGGCTCGTTGATCATCAAGGATGTGACCAACGTCATCGTTCGTAACGTCTATATCGAAACCCCGGTGGATGTTGCACCTCACTATGAAGACGGTGACGGCTGGAACGCCGAATGGGATGGCATGAACATCAACAACGCCCAGCACGTATGGGTCGATCACGTCACCATCAGCGACGGCAGTTTTACCGACGATATGTACACCACCAAAGACGGTGAAACCTATGTGCAACACGACGGTGCGCTGGATATCAAGCGCGGCGCCGACTACGTCACGGTCTCCAACAGTCGTTTCGAACAGCATGACAAAACCATGCTCATCGGTCATAGCGATACCAACTCCGCACAGGATGCCGGCAAACTGCACGTTACGCTGTACAACAACCTGTTCAGCAATGTTCGGGAACGGGCTCCGCGGGTACGTTTCGGCAATATCCATTCGTTCAATAATGTCTATCAGGGTGATGTGAAGCACAGCGTATACCCCTACCTGTACAGTTTCGGCATTGGCACCAAAGGCAGCCTGCTGTCGGAGAAAAATAGCTTTGAAGTCAGCAATTTGAAGAAGAACTGCAAGATTGTAAAAAAATTCAACAACGGCAATTTCTCGGATAGCGGCTCACTGTTGAACGGCAGTTCGGTGGATTTGTCGGATTGCGGGCTGACCACCTATTCAGACACCATCCCTTATACCTATACCGCACAAACCATGACTACCGCGTTGTCACAAAGCATTGTAAACAATGCCGGCTCAGGCAAACTCTGA
- a CDS encoding 3-phenylpropionate MFS transporter, protein MVLQSTYWLALSYFTYFFSYGVFLPFWGGWLRGEGLTAESIGILLGAGLVARFVGSLFITPCIKNPATLITALRLLALLSLIAFAGFWFGSAVVWLLLVMVGFNLVFSPLLPLTDTLAATWQKQMPIDYGRARLWGSVAFVAGSAATGKLVLLWGHQAILVTLAIGMVAMLSGMMIRPHVMPKASALSTAKNSTVPWGRLLTERAVWRFLLCVALLQGAHAAYYGFSVIYWQQSGYTADVIGYLWSLGVVAEIVIFALSRRLFHAWSASALLMLSAVCGVLRWGLMGATVSLPWLVVIQLLHCGTFAVCHLAAMRFIAMRDDTDVLRLQAAYSALATGGAIAVMTVLSGFLFEYLQGATFWVMALLVVPAFFLRPSTKTS, encoded by the coding sequence ATGGTTCTGCAATCAACGTACTGGCTGGCGCTGAGTTATTTCACCTACTTTTTCAGCTACGGCGTGTTTCTTCCGTTTTGGGGCGGGTGGCTGCGTGGCGAGGGGTTGACGGCCGAGTCGATCGGGATCCTGCTTGGCGCTGGTTTAGTGGCGCGTTTCGTCGGAAGCTTGTTTATTACCCCTTGTATCAAAAATCCGGCAACGCTTATCACTGCGCTGCGTCTGCTGGCATTGTTATCGCTGATAGCATTCGCCGGCTTCTGGTTTGGTAGCGCAGTGGTCTGGCTGCTGCTGGTGATGGTTGGTTTTAATCTGGTGTTTTCCCCGCTGCTTCCGCTGACGGATACACTGGCGGCGACCTGGCAAAAGCAGATGCCGATTGATTATGGCCGCGCCAGGTTATGGGGGTCGGTGGCTTTTGTGGCGGGGTCGGCGGCTACAGGCAAACTGGTTTTGTTGTGGGGGCATCAGGCGATTCTGGTTACGCTGGCGATAGGTATGGTTGCCATGCTGTCCGGCATGATGATCAGGCCACATGTTATGCCGAAAGCATCGGCGTTATCGACGGCTAAAAACAGCACGGTTCCCTGGGGGCGGTTGCTGACTGAGCGTGCCGTTTGGCGATTTCTGCTGTGCGTGGCGCTATTGCAGGGGGCACATGCCGCCTATTACGGTTTCAGCGTGATTTACTGGCAGCAGTCTGGTTATACCGCCGATGTGATCGGCTATCTTTGGTCGCTGGGCGTGGTGGCTGAAATCGTTATTTTTGCGCTCAGCCGCCGGTTGTTCCACGCCTGGAGCGCATCGGCGTTGCTGATGTTGTCTGCTGTGTGCGGGGTGTTGCGCTGGGGGTTAATGGGGGCGACGGTCTCGCTACCCTGGCTGGTGGTGATTCAGCTATTGCACTGCGGTACTTTCGCCGTGTGTCACCTGGCAGCGATGCGTTTTATCGCTATGCGCGACGACACCGACGTTTTACGGTTGCAGGCGGCCTATTCCGCATTGGCGACCGGTGGGGCGATCGCGGTGATGACGGTGCTGTCCGGATTTTTATTCGAGTATTTGCAGGGTGCGACGTTCTGGGTGATGGCGTTGTTGGTCGTTCCGGCGTTTTTTCTGCGCCCATCCACGAAAACATCCTAA
- a CDS encoding FecCD family ABC transporter permease, protein MSVTTEPNISRINAAENTVMSHYQHIVRHRLLVMAVLAVAILGSLLLDFVLGPSGLPLHVLWQTLTDPANADAGSRVIVWDIRLPYALMAVVVGLALGLAGAEMQTILNNPLASPFTLGVSSAAAFGAALAIVLGIGIPGVPVQWFISANAFFFALLAALLLDGITRWTKVATSGVVLFGIALVFTFNALVSILQFIANEDTLQGLVFWTMGSLARSSWEKLGILVVVLMVVMPLSMMSAWKLTALRLGEDRAISFGINVRRLRLATLLRISFLSALSVAFVGPIGFIGLVAPHIARMVFGEDHRFYLPASALTGALVLSLASVASKNLLPGVIIPVGIVTSLVGVPFFLSIILRHRGNA, encoded by the coding sequence ATGAGTGTAACCACCGAGCCAAACATCAGCCGCATCAACGCGGCGGAAAACACAGTGATGAGTCACTATCAGCACATCGTTCGCCATCGATTGCTGGTTATGGCGGTGCTGGCGGTAGCGATTCTCGGCTCGCTGCTGCTGGACTTTGTGCTGGGCCCATCCGGCCTACCTCTGCATGTCCTGTGGCAAACCCTAACCGATCCCGCCAATGCCGACGCCGGCAGTAGGGTGATCGTTTGGGATATCCGCCTGCCGTATGCGCTGATGGCGGTGGTTGTCGGGCTGGCGTTGGGATTAGCAGGAGCAGAAATGCAGACCATCCTGAACAACCCACTCGCCAGCCCGTTTACACTGGGAGTCTCTTCCGCTGCCGCGTTTGGCGCGGCGCTGGCCATCGTACTCGGCATCGGGATCCCCGGCGTACCGGTACAATGGTTTATTTCCGCTAATGCATTTTTCTTCGCCTTACTGGCTGCTTTATTGCTGGACGGCATTACCCGTTGGACGAAAGTGGCGACGTCCGGCGTCGTACTGTTCGGCATCGCGCTGGTATTCACGTTCAATGCATTAGTTTCGATCCTACAGTTCATCGCCAACGAAGATACCCTGCAAGGTCTGGTGTTCTGGACCATGGGTAGTCTGGCGCGCTCCTCCTGGGAAAAATTAGGCATACTGGTCGTTGTCCTGATGGTAGTTATGCCGCTGTCCATGATGAGCGCCTGGAAGCTGACCGCGTTGCGCTTAGGCGAGGATCGGGCGATCAGCTTCGGCATCAACGTTCGTCGCCTTCGCCTCGCCACCTTGCTGCGCATCAGTTTTCTGTCTGCATTGTCGGTAGCCTTTGTCGGCCCCATCGGTTTCATCGGGCTGGTGGCGCCGCACATCGCCCGCATGGTATTCGGTGAAGATCATCGTTTCTATCTGCCCGCCAGCGCGCTGACCGGCGCGCTGGTGCTCTCGCTGGCGTCCGTCGCGTCCAAGAATCTGCTGCCCGGCGTGATCATTCCCGTCGGGATCGTCACCTCGCTGGTCGGCGTTCCGTTCTTCCTGAGTATTATTCTGCGTCATCGGGGGAATGCATGA
- the suhB gene encoding inositol-1-monophosphatase: MHPMLNIAIRAARKGGNLIAKNYETPDAIEASQKGSNDFVTNVDRDAERLIIDVIRKAYPQHTIIGEECGELAGEDQDVQWVIDPLDGTTNFIKRLPHFAVSIAVRVKGRTEVAVVYDPMRNELFSAARGQGAQLNGYRLRGGNARDLDGTVLATGFPFKQKQHSPTYFRMMEVLFAQCADFRRTGSAALDLAYVAAGRVDGFFEIGLKPWDFAGGELLVREAGGMVTDFIGGHNYMATGNIVAGNPRVVKSLLSTIREELSDALKR, translated from the coding sequence ATGCATCCGATGCTTAACATCGCCATTCGCGCTGCGCGCAAAGGCGGTAACCTGATAGCTAAAAATTACGAAACGCCTGACGCCATCGAGGCCAGCCAGAAGGGCAGTAATGATTTTGTCACCAACGTCGATCGCGATGCAGAGCGCTTGATCATTGACGTCATCCGAAAAGCCTACCCTCAGCACACCATCATCGGTGAAGAATGTGGCGAACTGGCCGGAGAAGATCAGGATGTTCAATGGGTTATTGATCCACTGGATGGCACCACCAACTTTATCAAACGTCTTCCACATTTCGCGGTTTCCATCGCTGTGCGCGTCAAGGGCCGCACTGAAGTGGCTGTTGTTTACGATCCCATGCGCAATGAATTGTTCAGCGCCGCTCGCGGTCAGGGCGCCCAACTGAATGGTTATCGTCTGCGTGGCGGCAATGCCCGTGATCTAGACGGCACCGTACTTGCGACTGGTTTTCCTTTCAAACAGAAGCAGCACTCCCCCACCTATTTTCGCATGATGGAAGTCCTCTTCGCCCAATGCGCCGATTTCCGCCGCACCGGCTCCGCCGCGCTTGATCTGGCCTACGTCGCAGCCGGCCGGGTGGATGGTTTTTTTGAAATCGGCCTCAAACCCTGGGATTTCGCTGGCGGCGAACTGCTGGTGCGCGAAGCCGGCGGCATGGTGACTGACTTCATCGGCGGCCACAACTACATGGCGACAGGCAACATCGTTGCCGGCAACCCCCGCGTAGTAAAATCTCTGCTGTCGACTATCCGTGAAGAACTCAGCGACGCACTGAAGCGTTAA
- a CDS encoding ABC transporter substrate-binding protein — MLRNTLHRLLLATALTTSSFTVLATQYPLTVTDIDGRSVTIKQEPQHVVLQDGRDIMALALLDRDNPFTRLVAWNNLPKKQDTATWELLKGAWPQAENIMDMGFGDKGDIELESVLAKKPDLMVAQLRAKSSLETNGVVSKLQSLNIPLLFVDYEIKPAQNTAPSIDLLGKVLNREDNAKAYTDFYRQHFDNIMKTTAGISNKPKVFIEPIAGNSEACCFSHAHNGWGGLLEAIGVKNIGSELLPGATGFVSLEKVISEKPEAYIMTGSKRGNGASKILPFGYGASADDIKAKAKELLSRPGIDQIPAIQAKRVYGVYHHFYNHPYNIVGMEYLAKAIYPQQFAALNPDETYHHIIRQFTKLPDNNFIFAQKLAE; from the coding sequence ATGTTAAGAAACACACTTCATCGCTTATTGCTGGCTACAGCACTCACGACGTCTTCGTTTACCGTATTGGCTACACAGTACCCGCTCACCGTCACCGATATTGACGGACGAAGCGTCACGATTAAACAGGAGCCGCAGCATGTCGTGCTGCAGGACGGGCGTGACATCATGGCGTTGGCCCTGCTTGATCGGGACAATCCGTTCACCCGTCTGGTTGCCTGGAATAACTTGCCGAAAAAACAAGACACAGCGACTTGGGAACTGCTCAAAGGCGCATGGCCGCAAGCCGAAAATATTATGGACATGGGCTTCGGCGACAAAGGCGATATCGAGCTGGAAAGCGTTCTGGCGAAAAAACCTGATCTGATGGTAGCCCAATTGCGCGCCAAATCATCGCTGGAAACCAACGGCGTAGTCAGCAAGCTGCAATCGTTGAACATTCCACTACTGTTTGTAGATTATGAAATCAAACCGGCCCAGAATACCGCTCCCAGCATCGACCTGCTCGGTAAAGTGCTGAACCGCGAAGATAATGCCAAAGCCTATACCGATTTCTACCGCCAGCATTTTGACAACATCATGAAAACCACCGCTGGCATCAGCAACAAACCCAAGGTGTTCATCGAACCCATCGCCGGCAATAGCGAAGCCTGCTGTTTCAGCCACGCCCATAACGGCTGGGGCGGTCTATTGGAAGCGATCGGCGTAAAAAACATCGGCTCAGAACTGCTGCCAGGCGCAACTGGTTTTGTGTCACTGGAAAAAGTGATCAGTGAGAAACCAGAAGCTTACATCATGACCGGCTCCAAACGCGGCAACGGCGCCAGCAAAATTCTGCCGTTCGGCTATGGCGCCAGCGCTGACGATATTAAAGCCAAAGCCAAAGAGCTGCTGAGCCGCCCTGGCATCGATCAGATACCGGCGATTCAAGCGAAAAGGGTTTATGGCGTTTATCATCATTTCTACAACCATCCGTACAACATCGTCGGGATGGAATATCTGGCCAAGGCGATTTATCCGCAGCAATTTGCCGCGTTGAACCCGGATGAGACCTACCATCACATCATCCGTCAGTTCACCAAACTGCCTGATAACAACTTTATTTTTGCACAGAAACTGGCTGAGTAA
- a CDS encoding ABC transporter substrate-binding protein, giving the protein MKTWLCAIGMVLGMVSVVRAAPIVVEDVSGRTVEIKSEVKRVILGEGRQIYLLAAFDTEAPFQRVVGWRDDLSKADYDGYMAYERKYPQIKQLPTFGGAKDGTFNVEQAVNLKPDLVLMNLESKAATDEAKLTEKLAGLGIPVVFIDFREKPFENAEKSIRIMGQLIGKPERAEQIIQFRRQQIDIVIKRLKNYQGVRPKVMIDRAGGYTEECCMSFGNENFGKMVEAAGGINIAKGIIPGTFGTLNPEQIISARPDVVVVTGANWKNYNTANGWVGVGPGADQAQALQRLQALMQRSAFRTLPVAVNGNAHAIWHQFYDSPYQFVAIQAIAKWLHPDLFKDIDPDATFRTFHEKFLPLPYQPGYWVTLPAKS; this is encoded by the coding sequence ATGAAGACGTGGTTGTGTGCAATTGGCATGGTGTTGGGGATGGTTTCGGTCGTCAGGGCGGCGCCGATCGTGGTTGAAGACGTCAGCGGCAGAACAGTTGAAATCAAATCTGAAGTCAAACGGGTCATTTTGGGGGAAGGACGGCAAATTTATCTGCTGGCTGCGTTCGACACGGAGGCGCCTTTCCAGCGTGTTGTGGGGTGGCGTGACGATTTGTCTAAGGCGGATTACGACGGCTATATGGCTTATGAACGTAAGTATCCGCAGATCAAACAGTTGCCGACCTTTGGCGGCGCCAAAGACGGGACTTTTAATGTTGAGCAGGCAGTGAACCTGAAGCCCGATCTGGTGCTAATGAACCTGGAATCGAAAGCGGCGACTGATGAAGCGAAACTGACTGAAAAACTGGCTGGTTTGGGAATTCCGGTGGTGTTTATCGATTTTCGCGAGAAGCCATTCGAAAATGCGGAAAAGAGCATTCGTATCATGGGGCAGTTGATCGGCAAACCTGAGCGCGCCGAGCAGATAATCCAGTTCCGTCGTCAGCAGATTGATATTGTCATCAAACGCCTGAAAAATTATCAGGGCGTTCGGCCGAAGGTGATGATTGACCGGGCCGGCGGTTATACCGAAGAGTGCTGCATGTCTTTCGGCAACGAGAACTTCGGTAAAATGGTGGAAGCCGCCGGAGGCATCAACATTGCCAAGGGGATTATTCCCGGTACGTTCGGGACGCTGAACCCGGAACAGATTATCAGCGCCCGCCCGGACGTGGTGGTCGTGACCGGCGCCAACTGGAAAAACTACAATACCGCCAATGGCTGGGTCGGCGTTGGCCCCGGCGCCGATCAGGCGCAGGCATTACAGCGCTTGCAGGCGCTGATGCAGCGATCGGCGTTCCGCACGCTGCCGGTTGCCGTAAATGGCAATGCGCACGCCATATGGCATCAGTTCTATGACAGTCCTTATCAATTTGTAGCGATTCAGGCTATCGCCAAGTGGCTGCATCCCGATTTGTTCAAAGACATCGATCCGGACGCCACCTTCCGGACTTTCCATGAGAAATTCCTGCCGTTACCGTATCAGCCGGGGTATTGGGTAACGTTACCGGCGAAGTCCTGA
- a CDS encoding ABC transporter ATP-binding protein gives MNSSISGLSIAHFHAGYPRHAVISDLSVPLLPRGKITVLLGPNGSGKSTLLRALAGLGPAQGELRLDDVNLMQLPFAKRAEKVVYLPQSLPAGVHLHVLESIIVAQRASGSLTPHSSNQDDVMLLLKQLGIEHLALSYLDQLSGGQKQLVGLAQSLIRHPSLLLLDEPLSALDLNYQFHVMDLVRQETRKRNIVTVVVVHDINIALRHGDHILMLKNGQVIADGVPDEVISEESLATVYGVRGRIERCSRGIPQVMIDGLVAAPSL, from the coding sequence ATGAATTCGTCAATCAGTGGTTTGAGCATCGCTCACTTTCACGCCGGTTATCCCCGGCACGCCGTGATCTCCGACTTGTCCGTTCCCCTGCTGCCGCGCGGAAAAATCACCGTGTTACTGGGGCCTAACGGCAGCGGTAAATCCACATTATTGCGCGCATTGGCGGGGCTCGGCCCGGCGCAGGGCGAACTGCGGCTTGACGATGTCAACCTGATGCAGCTCCCGTTCGCCAAACGTGCCGAAAAAGTGGTCTACCTGCCGCAATCGCTGCCGGCTGGCGTGCATCTGCATGTGCTGGAATCCATCATTGTGGCGCAACGCGCATCGGGAAGCCTGACCCCTCATTCCAGCAACCAAGATGATGTGATGTTGTTGTTGAAGCAGTTGGGGATTGAGCATCTGGCACTCAGTTATTTGGATCAACTCTCCGGCGGGCAAAAACAGCTGGTCGGGCTGGCGCAATCGCTGATTCGTCACCCATCGCTGCTACTGCTCGATGAGCCGCTCAGCGCGCTGGATCTCAATTATCAGTTCCATGTGATGGATCTGGTGCGTCAGGAAACCCGTAAACGCAATATCGTCACGGTTGTCGTGGTACACGACATCAACATTGCACTGCGCCATGGCGATCACATTCTGATGCTGAAAAATGGTCAGGTCATTGCCGATGGCGTACCGGATGAAGTGATCAGCGAAGAGAGCCTGGCGACCGTCTACGGCGTTCGCGGGCGCATCGAGCGCTGCTCACGCGGCATTCCCCAGGTCATGATCGACGGTCTGGTCGCTGCGCCCTCCCTGTAA
- the glyA gene encoding serine hydroxymethyltransferase — protein sequence MLKREMNIADYDAELWQAMQQEVVRQEEHIELIASENYTSPRVMQAQGSQLTNKYAEGYPGKRYYGGCEYVDVVEQLAIDRAKELFGADYANVQPHSGSQANFAVYTALLQPGDTILGMNLAHGGHLTHGSPVNLSGKLYNVVPYGIDDSGKINYDEMAELARTHKPKMIVGGFSAYSGVVDWAKMREIADSIGAYLFVDMAHVAGLVAAGVYPTPVPHAHIVTTTTHKTLAGPRGGLILAKGGDEELYKKLNSAVFPGGQGGPLMHVIAGKAVALKEAMEPEFKTYQQQVAKNAKAMVEVFLSRGFNVVSGGTDNHLFLLDLVSKNLTGKEADAALGRANITVNKNSVPNDPKSPFVTSGIRIGTPAATRRGFKEAEVRELAGWICDVLDSINDEAVIERTKQKVLDICARFPVYA from the coding sequence ATGTTAAAGCGTGAAATGAACATTGCCGATTACGATGCCGAATTGTGGCAAGCAATGCAGCAAGAAGTGGTGCGTCAGGAAGAGCACATCGAACTGATTGCGTCTGAAAACTATACCAGTCCACGCGTCATGCAGGCCCAGGGGTCTCAACTGACCAACAAATACGCCGAAGGGTATCCGGGCAAACGCTACTACGGCGGTTGCGAATACGTTGACGTGGTTGAGCAACTGGCTATCGATCGCGCCAAGGAACTGTTTGGCGCCGACTACGCCAACGTGCAGCCGCACTCCGGCTCTCAGGCTAACTTCGCTGTCTACACCGCGCTGCTGCAGCCGGGCGACACCATTCTGGGCATGAACCTGGCGCACGGCGGCCACCTGACTCACGGCTCTCCGGTCAACCTGTCCGGTAAACTCTACAACGTCGTGCCTTACGGCATCGACGACAGCGGCAAAATCAACTATGACGAAATGGCTGAATTGGCCCGTACTCATAAGCCGAAAATGATCGTGGGCGGGTTCTCCGCCTATTCCGGTGTTGTCGACTGGGCGAAAATGCGTGAAATCGCCGACAGCATCGGCGCTTATCTGTTCGTCGATATGGCGCACGTCGCCGGTCTGGTTGCTGCGGGCGTTTATCCGACCCCGGTGCCGCATGCTCATATCGTAACCACCACTACCCACAAAACGCTGGCCGGTCCGCGTGGCGGCCTGATTCTGGCGAAAGGCGGCGACGAAGAGCTGTATAAGAAGCTGAACTCTGCCGTATTCCCGGGCGGACAGGGCGGCCCGCTGATGCACGTTATCGCCGGTAAAGCGGTAGCGCTGAAAGAAGCGATGGAGCCGGAATTCAAAACCTACCAGCAGCAGGTCGCGAAAAATGCCAAAGCGATGGTGGAAGTGTTCCTGTCTCGCGGCTTCAACGTGGTGTCTGGCGGTACTGACAACCACCTGTTCTTGCTGGATCTGGTCAGCAAAAACCTGACCGGTAAAGAGGCGGATGCTGCGCTGGGCCGCGCCAATATCACCGTCAACAAAAACAGCGTGCCGAACGATCCGAAGAGCCCGTTCGTGACCTCCGGTATCCGTATCGGTACACCGGCAGCCACTCGCCGTGGTTTCAAAGAAGCGGAAGTGCGTGAACTGGCCGGCTGGATCTGCGATGTGCTGGATAGCATCAACGACGAAGCGGTGATCGAGCGTACTAAGCAGAAAGTGTTGGATATCTGCGCCCGGTTCCCGGTTTACGCCTGA